The genomic segment aaaaaaaaaagagatttgagagtagtggaagaagatgagagaatgaaagagtgatagactaagagaataagataatgagtatttataggaagagaaatgatgaaaaattacatttagaaaaatgagagttacaattctaatttattgttttgttttaatacaattgattaatacaacttagtggagaaataaagttaatgaaTAATTTATAGGAGAAggtataaagatttcagttttatattatgtgagttaaatgtaaaaattaattgttttaaatttgtgttttaatataaatttttttatttattaaaattgcattgccaagtggaccaataaggagagactgaaactctacttttatataaatgattattcttttccaattttaattaaaactaggtgactacaatttttttttttaaacaactaaaaatgtatatagtatttgttttcaaatgtaagaattaaaaaaaaaaaaaagtttatagcATAGAATTTCGTTTAgtgtttaattgtttattaaacttttcctaaaaattgatatatatatatatatatatatatatatatactttttgctttcgttttaatttatttgtagtgtatttttttgtattaatatttGGAAGTAATGCATTTGAACGATAATTTGTGATAGAATGCCCAAAACGTGGCTATCTGGTTGATTATAGCATCTCAAACGTGGAACATAGtgtaaaaatatgaaactagTCTTTTACGAAATGTGATCCTGTCCCAAACATGGAATTGGTAAATAATGGTTATCTGCCAAAAGAAAATCATTCACTCACTCTTTTTACGTGtttgtcttctcttctctctatcgTATTGGCTGGTTTCTTCTACAACCTTTGCCCTTTCCCAGTTTCTCTGCGTATCCAACCTGCATCCAATTGGGCAACACAACTCATTCGTTTACATTCCGGACTCTATTCCATTACTagcaaatttacaaattctggTTCCCTCTTCTCTCCGGCATTCTCTTTTAAAGCTTTTACTACTCACATTTGCCTAGATGAATgccatttttttatctttgtaatTTCTCCACTCTTGAAATCTTTACTACGAATGGAATCACAAACTCTGTTGCTCAACCTTAACAGTCTCCTAATCATTCTTCACTCATTCTAGGCAGACAAACTTTTATTGGGCAATAAGGAAATGCTTTACCTTTTAATGGTAATGTGCTGCAGAATAATGCTAATCCCAGTTCACCTATGGTTTCCCCCATGTCTTGATGTGCCTTCACAAGGGATTCTGCCTACAAAAAGAATCAACAAAAGGTTTGTTCCAAGCAGGATATATACTACATACTGACAGAATGATGCATATTTCAATTAACAAGGATGATATGTTACCTCTTGGTGAGTCATTGATAATTCAAAGCTCAAGATCATgcatcttttccttcttttccaAAAATTCTTCATCGTTTTCAACAACTGGTCACCAAGATGGTTTGTTCCATCCCAGTCATTAGAATCTGGTTGCCTCAACTCCTTGAATCCGTATCTCCTCTGGCAGGTTGAATTACCTCATGCACTAGACTGGCGGAGGCTCCGCTGTCACCAAACAACCATAATATCCAACATCCTAGAGGCCACATCAGTGCTCATTGGTAGCGGCAAATTCCCTTGCACCTGAATAAACACTTTCAACTCATCATTGTTCCTGATAGGAGGGTGTGAACATAGCCTGCGCAAGTATTTCTCCAATGCAACACTTCTTTGCTCCACAAAGTGTTGTTCCTGTCAACtctaaagaaaaatgaagacgAAACAGAAGGACCAGCACAGGTTCTAGAGAGTTTCATTGCATCCAGCGAAGAATTGGAGGTTAGAAATCACATCTTTGAGGCAATGAAATCGTGGATGACAGCAGATACGGCACGTAAAACAGTCATAATGCAACAGAGAGTCCTACATGAGTTTCTTCAGAACTGTAAATCTAAGGGAAAGCTACCGGAAACACTCAAGCAGCAATTGTCCCATGTTTGATATTTTATCATATTAACACTTTAGAGAAAGAGCGCTGCTTCTCTTTGCTATTTCCACTTTAAGACAGAACAAGGATATTGATTGATCGACATTTCAAATACACTTCGAAAACTTATGTTACATTGATCTTCACTCTTTCCTATGCAACAAATTTCTGACAACGAGTATCCTTGTGAATGTTTTGGCAACGAACAGAACAAAACCTCATCCCACATAAACAACAATTGTAGCCTGCAATGTAACCACAAACCGAGCAGAAATGGCGACGAGAAGACGAGCTCGAAGGTCCAACGGCTGCTTTCAAGTAAGTCGGAACATGCGCCGGTAAAGACTCCAAATTTGCCTAAAACAGAAGATGATTCTTAGAACCAAAACTCTAATGACTAAGCTTAGCCACAAAACtaactaactaacaaaaaaagtGTATTAGTTAGTTACCTCCTGCAAAAGCTCAAGGAAAGATTTAGGAGCTCTACGAGCTTCTAAAGCTTTAGCTTGTCGAGTTTTACGCTTTGATCCTTTGTGTTGCTTCTTCTGTACGTAACCTACCAACCCAAAAAATGCAGAGATTAAACTACTAACTACAGATTCACACAGAGAGATATCTTCAAATGTGAAACTACTAACCAAGatcatcgtcttcatcaagagaagcttcttcatcatcgttCACATCTACCACTTCAATAGCACCATTGTCGTTCTCTAAAGCCTCTAGCCGAGCTATAGCAGCCTACAATTAACCATTTTTAAAACacgattcaatttttttttcccctaaaacacaagaaaaagtGATTCAATCTTCACCTGAGTACGATTGTCATTGCTTGTAAGAGCCGCCGCCATCTTCGTAGCAACCTTACGAGTCCGATTCGATACTCGACGATTCGTCATCTCTTCCTCCATCTCGGAAAAATTATCAGTTCACCGGCGACGATGGAAGCGCAGCGACGGTAAAATTGTATTCTGCGGTGTCTCTTTTTTTAGGTTATATTTTCTTAGAAATAGTCAGATCGGTCCATTGGGCCtaatgttttaacaaattaCCAAAGCCCGAAGTAAAAGTGAAAAGCCTGCTTCTATATTGGAATTTTATTAGAGCATGTGCATCAGCATACCCACACACCGTCCCACATAATAAagcatttaattttaaatcaaaatgaaTTTAATAAGGAAGACAAGTATCTACATATGGGACGTATTTTCGTCCGTCCTTCAAGAAATGTGGCGGGCTCTTATTGGTTGCTGTCGTTTGGGCGAGGGTTTAGGGAAAAAATCGTGGTCTCGagacttttattttctctccatttctctttctttactctctctctctacggCAATTTGATTCCGAAGGCCGATCTCCTTGAAAATTGGCTAAAGCAAAGGCAAATCCAAAGGTACTAGGGCTTACGATTCTCCAATTCTATTGAAATATCTCTGCTTGAACTTGTAGATGCAGATTTTTGGGTATCActtttcaatgattttttaatgGTTTTCGTAGACGAAGTAGTTATTTGGTTTAGTTCGAATTTTGAACTTCAATGGATTTAAAGTCTTGATTTTTAGATTCTGGGTATGAGCTTATTAGAGTTCTTAGttgtttatttgatgttttagaaCATATAattaaggggggtgtattcaaaccatgattttggagaatttgatgggatttagaaaatttagaattttgatagattttagggaagttcatatgattttctgtaaaattctttcaaatcccacctaaaaccatgagatttggatttctgtatttttaactaaacaaatcctccagaatcctaaaaattattaaaatcctaatctacaaaactgttttgaataacagtggattttaaagtagatttttaaatcatcagttaaataacaagggattttaatggattttaaagtagaattttaaatcatcagttcaatgacattggattttaatagaatttttgaaattcatgattgaataacatataatttgtaagtttcacacaaatcacttaaaatgtcaagttgaatacacccccctaagtCTTGGATGACATTGATGGAGATATCAAGCTTAAAGATGTTTACTTTACTTAATTcgttttagcaaaaaaaatttttttttttggggtgtcTTGTGTTTAAAAAAGGTTTTGTAATGAAGAAATCTCGAGAAAGTGGTTTCTTGTTCTGTGGTTTGTGTGGGACGATGCTGACAGAAATGCTAAATCTCGAGAATGTCCACTTTGCAAAACAACGAGAAATGCTAAAGGTATCCATGAAGTTCTCTATTATCAAATGCaaacagtttttgtttatttgtttctttgtctcttgggttaattttgttatttttgcttttattgTTTTCAGATATCATTGACAAGAACATAGCTTACACAATTTCTGCTGAAGTATGTTTCTTTGTTGCATCGTATAATATGTATGTTATTCATAAGCTGTGTTGTgtaaatttgtttctatttcaCAGAGTCGTGATGATTTCTATGCTCTTTATTTGTGTTAGTCCATTGTTATTAGGCTATGAACACACACAATGAAAACAATCATTTCCTGCTATGTAGTTAGTTTCAGGCTTGAACATTTGGAGActgttttttttgcaagaaCATTGTATCATGAACATTAGTATACAACTCATGCTCTTTGCTTATTACAGGATATCAGAAGAGAATTAGGAATATCTCTGTTTGGTGAAAAGACGCAGGAAGAAGCAGAGCTACCAAAGGTTTGTAATAAGATAACAGATCTTTCacacgtttttttctttctcaatccaTGGCTTGTGATGTTGATGGATGATTCGTCTCTTTGCAGATCAAAAAGGCTTGCGAGAAATGCCATCACCCAGAGCTTGTATACACAACCAGACAGGTATGATactccagtttttttttaattatgtggtTTCAAGTTCTTGTCTTCTTTGATTCAACTTCAAAGAATTGTGTTCATGGGATATTTCTGGTTTTTGCAGACGAGATCAGCTGATGAAGGACAAACAACATACTACGCTTGCCCCAATTGTAGTCATAGATTCACAGAAGGTTGAGGTTATAATCATCTCTCCAGCATGTGATTCAGATTTCACGGGAGCATACCAGTTTTGTTTCTTACATCAATATTATCTATCAACTTTCATATCCATTGTGATCATTAGAACCTTATGTGTAGTTTCTTGCATTTATGTTACGATCTCATACattcaattttgtaattttcttatgtttttaatgtcattgttatatgttttattttaattaaaactttaatatgtttttacttattaatttagattaattactttttaaaattaaaaatattattattttttccaagGGGACCAACTGTGagggacaccaatgctcataccaaacttaaaaaactctcaaaataagattaatatatttgagggaccaaaattTTGTCCCaaccaatgcccatgctcttAGGTCGTATTTggattacaagtttacaactaaaaaacaaaacaatctcaaTAATACAAGATGATTTATACAGTACTATACAACTCAGATTTAATGTAATTTAAAGAAACCTAATTAATTGGTTTTGGATTCACAAAAAccctcaaaaaaaatttaataacctAATCAATGAGAGTGATGAGACCAAGGAGAAACTAAACTCTTGTAATCAAACTTGCCATTCAAGAAACCATCACCACCTTTTTGGTTCCTCACTTGTTGCTGCACCACCAAAACTGACCCTTCTGAGGCAAAGACGCTCCCAGCCACTGTATCTCCAATAACTCCAAGCTGGTGGTCTTGACTCCACGTGTCTAACCCTTCTAGAATCTTTGGGTTGATCCCTTCTCTTCTCCCGGTTATCCATAGATCGTAGTCGTTAACGTTCATTGCCTGGATCGCAGCAAGTGTCTCAGCACCGTTCTTGACTACAACCTCTTTGTAACTGACCCTCTCGTTGCTTTCATTCTTGACCCAAAACCATGTCACTACCCCATCGTCTAGCTTCTTCTCGCTCTCGTCCTCTCCCTCGTGGTTGTACGACAAAAATCGGATCACCGTCAAGGTTACGTCCGAGTTGGTCGACATTCTATCGGCAAGATGTAGAGCTTCTCTGTTATCAGCTCCTCCTAAAAACAGAACCACGAAACGGTACGTTTCTTGCTTAAAACGGCTTGAGTTTGTTGAGTGTTGTAGGTCCATGGATAACCGAACCACGGCGTTTTTAAGCCGTCCCTTATCGTAATAGATACAGACTGAGCATGGTGTGTGTGATAAAACGTCTACGTTACGGATAACATGCCGGAGTCGCGTAGCTCCGTAGGGGCTGCGTCTTCAAGACGCTCTTTCTGATAAGGTAAGAGAATGAAAGCGGTTTTCTTGGCCAAGGCCAGCTCGCAAATGTCTTGGTACATGAGACGCTTTGGAGCATGAGCGGTGTAGGCACGCAGCGTCACGCACTCGTCTCTTTTCTCTTGGGACAACTTAAAGGCGCTCTGCACTTGGTCTACTCTTCCACTTTGCGTAcgctctttctcttcctcttcctcctcgtattcttcttcctcttcctttcccTGCTCGTGGTCAATAAACAACGGCGTGGCTCTCCCTGTTAGTTCCACCAGCTGGACTGCGAATATAGACAAGGGACTATTTTTAGTGGGATAGGCGAAGTCGAGGAAGGTGATCAAGCCGGACAAGGTTTCGTGATCGGACACTGCAAGAACCAGCTTCATCTCGGTGTTGTGAGGAGTATGTTGGATGGTGCGGTGTTTGCTGCTTCTGTAAGGCCTATTGGGATCGTAGAGAAAGCTGATGAGTGGTGTCGCTACAGCTGTAACAACAACCGCTTGCAAAACCATGATTGTGAAACCGGGAAAGCCCAAAATACGTTTATCGATCCAATGCAAGTAGATCAAGATATCCATCTGGCCTctcaaattcatcatcaaacCAAGCGTGATACTGTCCCTAGCGGGGACTTTAAAGAAGAGCGCAGCGGCAGCGGTAGAGAAAAACTTGGTTACGAAGGCGACAACGGTCATGTAGACGAGAGGAGAGAGCTGATCAGGCCATATCTCATCTCTAATGAAGTGGACATTAGTGCCTTGTCCCaccaaagcaaaagagaaaggcATCAAAAACTCATAGATAAAGGTCTCGCTCCGAACAGCCAACGTCGAACTCAACGGTGGACCATGAGGGACAAGCAATCCTAGCCAAATTGGTCCCACGGCTATAGCAAGACCGAACATGTCAGTGAGGAAACAAGAGACAAGGACACCCATGAGAATCATAACGATGTAGTCTTGGTTCACAAGTTTTCCTTCAGGCGTTTGGGAGATAATCCAATCAAAGGCTCTTCTAACAACCAGAAGCATAAAAGCGGCGAAAATAAGCACCGATATTAGAAACCAGACGACAGAATAAGCTCCTCCAACGTCAGCATGCGTCATGGCTTCAAAAAGAACAATCACGTAAACCCCTGCCATGTCTCCAAGGAGAGCCACCGACATGGCAAACTTGCCCACCTCCGAGTTGAGAAGGTTCATGTCTCTCAAAACGGTGTAAATAACAGGGAAAGAGGTGAAAGCCAAGGCGAAAACGATCCCTCCAATGGACGAAGGCTTCTTCAAGCTTTCATCCATTTGGTCTCGCAGGGCCATCCCCACGCCTCCCACGGAGATAATAGGCACGACAATGCCGATGGTGGCAATGTACTTGTGCTTTCTTGGTGCCTTCCCAATGGATGTGACGTCCGTCTTGGCGGCCGTGATGAATAGGAAGTAAAAGAATCCCAATAGTCCTATGTTTGCGCATATGTAATTCGCAATCGGTGGGAATAGATAGTAATTGAAATTTCTGCTTCCTCCAAGCAAGGATGGTCCTATCATCATTCCACCCTTCAAGCACACAAAACCATTTTATCAAATATTAGCTCCAAAATGgattttatcaactaaaaaaaaatgcaaatataaGATCAATGACGAACAATGATCTCGCTGACTATACGAGGTTGGCGTAAAGGTCGAAGGAAGAAGCTAACGActttgatgaagaaaatgatgatgattgcTTCGATCAAAAAGGTCGAAAATGCANGCGCATATGTAATTCGCGATCGGTGGGAATAGATAGTAATTGAAATTTCTGCTTCCTCCCAACAAGGATGGTCCTATCATCATTCCACCCTTCAAGCACACAAAACACTTTTGTCAAATATTAGCTCCAAAATGGATTTTATCAACTATAAGGAAAATGTAAATATAAGATATGGGTGACGAACAATGATCTCGCTGACTATACGAGGTTGGCGAAAAGGTCGAAGGAGGAAGCTAACgaatttgatgaagaaaatgatgatgattgcTTCAATCAAAAAGGTCGAAAATGCATAGTTCATCCCATTTTCGCCTTTGAACATTCCAAACGGCTGCTTACTATGAAGTTTCCGGCAAACCACCGGAAGTTTGGGGGAGAAAACACGGCTGGTGACTTCTCCGGGAGTGGTTGAGTTACCCGGCCAGAACCCAAAATGGGCAGGCAGGACACTCTGGACGTCATTGATGGGGAAATGCCTAACCATGCAAACTAATCTTTCATATCAAGATTTTTGACGTAAAGCAAACGATAATGATCATCgataaagagaaagacaatAGATACATGACTGATGTATCTTTTTTTCAACAGATGTGGACGTGCGTCATTTCGGGAACAAATTTTAGTTTTCGCttactcttcattttttttttatcattattattactttttttttctctgtatttgtttttttttccctccaaatgaaataaaatacatatgttTCGGGGTATCTATGTCACGATCTATTTTTATCACAATTAAAGTAGCCAACGAAAGTGAACCACTgggatttgttttcttttaacatatcCTCGAACCAATTATACTTTCatctactttttttctttttagttactATTTTTATAAGAGTTATTTGGAGTTTTAGTACGTCTTTTAAACATATTTGGAAAACTAACACATTCAGTATTTACAATTAGAGAAACAGCCATTGACCACTATTTGAcactgtttctctctcttttttgtccATCCAAAACCTTACTTAATTACATATCATACCATTACTCctcttttctctcattttttttatttttcaaataattattaatataattatttttttagaaaatttcttaGATATCAAAAaatctagatttttttctttacaatttaatatgaattttgtttaatatttttaaaatattatattatctgTACACTAttttaagtgtacaaatgtctCTAAACCTTATTAAGTCTAcaaatgtctgtacacattattaaatatacggattaaacaaattacatatgtacacttgataatgtgtacagacatttgtcctcttaataatgtgtacatacACCTATACACATTATGTGTTGTACggatttatatatacacatatatatatatatacacttattGCGATGTACGAATTACATCTGTACACCTACTAAActgtacaaataaaaaaatatgaaatgcacttaaaattatcaaacaaaatgcatatcaaataatagagaaaaatatagatTCTTAtgcatttaaaacataaaataaaaaaagaattacaacAACTAGttctttaattattaaaatttaaggattatgtttaaaaataaataaaaaaaatagaaagagaaagagggagagaacGTGTGAGTGCTGCAGACTTTCCCATATGACCCACCTTCTATTTCTCCTCTTCCttccctctctcttctttcttgtccAAAACAATCGACCAGGGTGTTTATGTAAAAATTGCCAAATGCCTCTGACCCACAATAATTTTTATCTCTTACCATCTctatctcacaaactctcttttTCCAATTGTAAATAGTATATGTACTAGTTTTCCTATAATGTTTGAAAAACGTACTAAAACTCTATCAAacccttttttattaatatatgttactattaaatactccctctgtttcataaagagtgtcattttgatacaatgcacacaaattaagaaaagataTAATTATACATGTTTACCCCTATTTAATAAGTAACTA from the Camelina sativa cultivar DH55 chromosome 12, Cs, whole genome shotgun sequence genome contains:
- the LOC104732605 gene encoding SWR1 complex subunit 6-like, with protein sequence MEEEMTNRRVSNRTRKVATKMAAALTSNDNRTQAAIARLEALENDNGAIEVVDVNDDEEASLDEDDDLGYVQKKQHKGSKRKTRQAKALEARRAPKSFLELLQEANLESLPAHVPTYLKAAVGPSSSSSRRHFCSVCGYIAGYNCCLCGMRFCSVRCQNIHKDTRCQKFVA